One Vigna unguiculata cultivar IT97K-499-35 chromosome 7, ASM411807v1, whole genome shotgun sequence genomic region harbors:
- the LOC114192187 gene encoding leucine-rich repeat extensin-like protein 6 gives MASHSPKRKSPYLNAPFLLILISFINPSHQALPPLNPRLNKAYTALQAWKHKITSDPKNFTLNWCGPNVCNYTGIYCAPAPDDPQIYTVAGVDLNHASISGSLPEELGLLTDLALFHINSNRFCGSLPNTFDHLNLLHELDISNNQFSGPFPEVLLCISSLKYLDIRFNNFYGNIPSRLFDLKLDALFINNNNFKFSLPDNFGNSPVSVLVFANNDLKGCLPSSLAKMKGTLNEIIITNSGLTGCLPSEIGDLHKVKVFDVSFNKLVGDLPQSLGKMKRLEQLNVAHNMLSGTIPESVCMLPRLENFTYSYNYFCSESPVCLKLKDSDDTKNCIPYRPLQRSPDECAAFYKYPVHCSDFGCVSPPPPPPPPPPPPPPPPPPPPPPPPEKYHQYP, from the coding sequence AAGCCCTTATCTTAATGCACCATTCCTCCTAATTCTCATCTCTTTCATCAACCCTTCACACCAAGCTCTTCCCCCTCTAAACCCAAGGCTCAACAAAGCCTACACAGCACTCCAAGCATGGAAACACAAAATCACATCAGACCCCAAAAACTTCACCTTAAACTGGTGTGGCCCCAATGTTTGCAACTACACTGGAATATACTGTGCACCTGCCCCAGATGACCCTCAAATCTACACTGTTGCTGGAGTTGACCTAAACCACGCCTCCATATCTGGTTCATTGCCAGAAGAACTTGGCCTCTTAACTGacctagcacttttccacataAACTCCAACCGCTTCTGTGGCTCCCTCCCCAACACCTTCGACCACCTAAACCTCCTCCACGAACTAGACATAAGCAACAACCAATTCTCGGGACCCTTCCCCGAGGTTCTTCTCTGCATCTCCTCCTTAAAATACTTAGACATCAGATTCAACAACTTCTACGGCAACATTCCCTCGCGCCTCTTCGATCTCAAACTCGATGCCCTtttcatcaacaacaacaacttcAAATTTTCCCTGCCGGACAACTTCGGCAACAGTCCTGTTTCTGTTCTTGTCTTTGCAAACAATGACCTCAAGGGGTGTCTCCCTTCCAGCTTGGCCAAAATGAAGGGTACCCTTAACGAGATTATCATCACCAACAGTGGCTTAACGGGCTGTTTGCCTAGTGAGATAGGGGATTTGCACAAAGTGAAGGTGTTTGATGTGAGCTTCAACAAGCTTGTTGGAGATTTGCCCCAGTCCTTGGGGAAGATGAAGAGGTTGGAGCAGTTGAATGTGGCGCATAACATGCTTTCTGGCACCATTCCTGAGAGTGTGTGCATGTTGCCGAGGTTGGAGAATTTCACGTACTCCTACAACTACTTCTGCAGTGAGTCACCGGTGTGTCTCAAGTTGAAGGATAGCGATGATACCAAGAACTGCATTCCTTATAGGCCATTGCAAAGGTCACCTGATGAGTGTGCAGCTTTCTATAAATATCCCGTTCATTGCAGTGACTTTGGTTGTGTATCTccaccgccgccgccgccgccgccgccgccgcctcctccaccaccaccacctcctccGCCGCCTCCACCGCCGGAAAAATACCACCAATATCCCTGA